The following proteins come from a genomic window of Montipora foliosa isolate CH-2021 chromosome 2, ASM3666993v2, whole genome shotgun sequence:
- the LOC137992615 gene encoding E3 ubiquitin-protein ligase arih1-like produces the protein MDSEDEDVIYCDGHEDSYNESGSEEGDESDFDIDCDEPSTPKRPHINDDFHYECLTPEALVSYMNGIIDEVNNVFQLPRPTARILLSHFKWDKEKLLERYYSGDQDRLFSEAHIVSPNKTNSRPTPSKRVNTRSSSASPEANCEICLSVTNVSTFVGLECHHRFCHRCWKEYITTKVMDEHVGENISCPAHKCDILVDEVFVGKVVKDIKVKSRYHHLIANSFVESNRLMSWCPGPDCQNAVKANYHDALPVTCLCGYTFCFGCGEPVHEPVKCLWLKKWIKKCNDDSETSNWISANTKECPKCHVTIEKNGGCNHMVCRNNNCKADFCWMCLGPWEPHGSSWYSCNRYDEKDAQAARDAQAKSRQALERYLFYCNRYMNHAQSAKFETKLYAQVKQKMEEMQQHNMSWIEVQFLRKAVDVLCLCRNTLKYTYVFAFYLKKNNQSVIFEDNQKDLEMATETLSEYLERDITSECLSDIKQKVQDKYRYCEARRKALLDHVYEGYETDIWEYIPYD, from the exons ATGGATTCCGAAGACGAAGATGTCATTTATTGCGACGGACATGAAGATAGTTACAACGAATCAGGCTCCGAAGAAGGCGATGAGAGTGACTTCGACATCGACTGCGATGAACCTTCAACACCGAAGAGACCACACATAAATGACGATTTTCATTATGAATGTCTTACTCCGGAAGCTCTAGTCTCTTATATGAACGGTATTATCGACgaggtgaataacgtttttcaG TTACCAAGACCAACTGCCAGAATACTTCTTAGTCATTTTAAATGGGATAAAGAGAAGCTATTAGAAAG GTACTACAGCGGTGATCAAGATAGACTCTTCTCTGAAGCTCATATAGTTAGTCCAAATAAAACGAACTCTAGACCTACCCCAAGCAAAAGA GTAAACACAAGGTCTTCGTCTGCATCACCAGAGGCAAACTGTGAGATTTGCTTGAGTGTCACTAATGTTTCC ACTTTTGTTGGTTTAGAATGCCATCATAGGTTTTGCCATAGATGCTGGAAGGAATATATTACAACTAAAGTTATGGATGAACATGTAGGCGAG AACATTTCTTGTCCTGCCCATAAGTGTGACATTCTCGTAGATGAAGTTTTCGTCGG GAAAGTTGTAAAAGATATCAAGGTGAAGTCACGATACCACCATTTGATTGCTAACAGCTTTGTGGAG AGTAACCGCTTGATGAGTTGGTGTCCAGGACCTGATTGTCAAAATGCTGTCAAGGCAAATTACCATGATGCATTGCCAGTGACATGTCTTTGTGGTTATACCTTTTG CTTTGGCTGTGGAGAACCAGTTCATGAACCAGTGAAGTGCCTT TGGCTCAAGAAATGGATAAAAAAGTGTAATGATGACAGTGAAACGTCAAACTGGATCTCAGCAAATACCAAG GAGTGTCCAAAGTGTCATGTGACAATAGAAAAGAATGGTGGCTGTAATCACATGGTTTGTCGTAACAACAACTGCAAG GCCGACTTCTGTTGGATGTGTCTGGGACCATGGGAACCACATGGATCAAGTTG GTACAGTTGTAATCGATATGATGAAAAAGACGCCCAGGCAGCCAGAGATGCCCAAGCT aaatcgCGGCAAGCCTTAGAGCGCTATTTGTTCTACTGCAACCGTTACATGAACCATGCACaaagtgccaagtttgaaaCAAAG ttatatGCTCAAGTCAAACAGAAAATGGAAGAGATGCAGCAACACAACATGTCATGGATTGAG GTTCAGTTTCTCAGAAAAGCAGTGGATGTTCTGTGTTTATGCCGAAACACACTCAAATATACTTATGTGTTTGCTTTTTACCTCAAGAAAAATAATCAGTCTGTCATCTTTGAG GATAATCAAAAAGATCTGGAAATGGCAACGGAAACACTATCAGAGTACCTAGAGCGCGACATAACTTCCGAATGTCTGTCAGACATAAAACAAAAGGTTCAAGATAAATACAG GTACTGTGAAGCAAGGCGAAAGGCCCTTCTAGACCACGTTTACGAGGGATACGAAACAGACATTTGGGAATATATCCCTTATGACTAA